In Vidua chalybeata isolate OUT-0048 chromosome 9, bVidCha1 merged haplotype, whole genome shotgun sequence, a genomic segment contains:
- the GLUL gene encoding glutamine synthetase, with amino-acid sequence MATSASSHLSKAIKHMYMKLPQGEKVQAMYIWIDGTGEHLRCKTRTLDHEPKSLEDLPEWNFDGSSTYQSEGSNSDMYLRPAAMFRDPFRKDPNKLVLCEVFKYNRQSAESNLRHTCRRIMDMVSNQHPWFGMEQEYTLLGTDGHPFGWPSNGFPGPQGPYYCGVGADKAYGRDIVEAHYRACLYAGVKIGGTNAEVMPAQWEFQVGPCEGIEMGDHLWIARFILHRVCEDFGVVVSFDPKPIPGNWNGAGCHTNFSTKSMREEGGLKHIEEAIEKLSKRHQYHIRAYDPKGGLDNARRLTGFHETSNINEFSAGVANRGASIRIPRNVGHEKKGYFEDRRPSANCDPYAVTEALVRTCLLNETGDEPFEYKN; translated from the exons ATGGCCACCTCAGCGAGCTCCCACCTGAGCAAAGCCATCAAGCACATGTACATGAAGCTGCCACAGGGGGAGAAGGTCCAGGCCATGTACATCTGGATCGATGGCACAGGGGAGCACCTCCGCTGCAAAACCCGCACGCTGGACCATGAGCCCAAGAGCCTGGAAG ATCTCCCCGAGTGGAATTTCGATGGCTCCAGCACCTACCAGTCCGAAGGCTCCAACAGTGACATGTACCTGCGGCCTGCTGCCATGTTTCGGGACCCTTTCCGCAAGGACCCCAACAAACTCGTTCTCTGTGAGGTCTTCAAATACAACCGCCAGTCTGCAG AGTCAAACCTCCGGCACACCTGCAGGAGGATTATGGACATGGTGTCCAACCAGCACccctggtttgggatggagcaggagtACACTCTTCTGGGGACAGACGGACATCCCTTTGGCTGGCCTTCCAATGGCTTCCCTGGACCCCAAG GTCCGTATTACTGCGGTGTAGGGGCAGACAAAGCCTATGGCAGGGACATTGTGGAGGCCCACTACCGAGCGTGCCTTTATGCCGGCGTGAAAATCGGAGGAACCAACGCAGAAGTGATGCCAGCCCAG TGGGAGTTCCAGGTGGGACCATGCGAAGGGATTGAGATGGGGGATCACCTCTGGATCGCGCGCTTCATCCTGCACCGGGTGTGCGAGGACTTCGGGGTCGTGGTGTCCTTCgatcccaaacccatccctggGAACTGGAACGGTGCTGGCTGCCACACCAACTTCAGCACCAAGAGCATGAGGGAAGAAGGAGGTCTCAA gCACATCGAGGAGGCCATCGAGAAGCTGAGCAAGCGGCACCAGTACCACATCCGTGCCTATGACCCCAAGGGGGGGCTGGACAATGCCAGGCGCCTGACGGGCTTCCATGAGACGTCCAACATCAACGAGTTCTCGGCCGGCGTGGCCAACCGCGGTGCCAGCATCCGCATCCCGCGCAACGTGGGCCACGAGAAGAAGGGCTACTTCGAGGACCGCCGGCCCTCCGCCAACTGCGACCCCTACGCCGTGACAGAGGCCCTGGTCCGCACGTGTCTCCTCAACGAAACCGGGGACGAGCCTTTTGAGTACAAGAACTAA